A genomic region of Friedmanniella luteola contains the following coding sequences:
- a CDS encoding gluconokinase, which translates to MTGPGEVLLGLDVGTTAVKVAAFSTAGGGQVAGAQREYPLTQPRPGWHVQDPATVLAAVDTALAECVAALGATRVAGLAVASAQHGLLGLDERREPVTPLVTWADARSTAEARELRSGGLAADLLRRTGTPVHPMSPLVKLVWFARHDPETAAAVRWWLGLKDLLLLHLTGQLVTELSSASATGLLGSVARDWDADALAVAGIRREQLPPVLPTTTVLELTADAARRSGLPAGLPVVVGAADGPLGNLGTGAIEPGVAGLSLGTSGAVRMAVDGPRADPRGSLFCYALTDDLWVVGGAVSNGGIAMRWAGATFAAELTGKGLTGEEHADSQLLALAAEAPPGSDGLVMLPYLLSERAPVWDPELAGAYFGIRHRHTRQHFLRAALEGVCLQVSTIADALEQVGPVREVRATGGTFRSPLWRTVMAGVLARPLVVEAGAGGTALGATALGWYALGGAADLPSALVALRGPVADPTPVAVTRDDLDTYARLRAGFPALVRSYTAVADAFEVPAAARA; encoded by the coding sequence ATGACCGGCCCCGGCGAGGTCCTGCTCGGCCTCGACGTGGGCACGACCGCGGTGAAGGTGGCCGCCTTCTCCACCGCCGGCGGCGGGCAGGTGGCCGGCGCGCAGCGGGAGTACCCCCTGACCCAGCCCCGCCCCGGCTGGCACGTGCAGGACCCGGCCACCGTGCTGGCCGCGGTCGACACGGCGCTCGCGGAGTGCGTGGCCGCGCTGGGCGCGACCCGGGTGGCCGGCCTGGCGGTGGCGTCGGCGCAGCACGGCCTGCTGGGCCTGGACGAGCGGCGCGAGCCGGTCACCCCGCTGGTCACCTGGGCCGACGCCCGCTCCACCGCCGAGGCGCGGGAGCTGCGGTCGGGTGGCCTCGCCGCGGACCTGCTGCGCCGCACCGGCACCCCGGTCCACCCGATGAGCCCGCTGGTCAAGCTGGTGTGGTTCGCCCGGCACGACCCGGAGACCGCGGCCGCGGTGCGCTGGTGGCTGGGCCTGAAGGACCTGCTCCTGCTGCACCTCACCGGTCAGCTGGTCACGGAGCTGTCGAGCGCCTCCGCGACCGGGCTGCTGGGCAGCGTCGCGCGCGACTGGGACGCCGACGCGCTGGCCGTCGCCGGCATCCGGCGCGAGCAGCTGCCACCGGTGCTGCCCACCACCACCGTGCTGGAGCTGACCGCCGACGCCGCCCGCCGCTCGGGGCTGCCCGCCGGGCTGCCGGTGGTCGTCGGCGCCGCGGACGGCCCGCTGGGCAACCTCGGCACCGGAGCCATCGAGCCGGGCGTGGCCGGGCTGTCGCTGGGCACCAGCGGGGCGGTCCGGATGGCCGTCGACGGCCCGCGCGCCGACCCGCGCGGCTCGCTGTTCTGCTACGCGCTCACCGACGACCTCTGGGTGGTCGGCGGCGCGGTCAGCAACGGCGGCATCGCCATGCGCTGGGCCGGCGCGACCTTCGCCGCCGAGCTGACGGGGAAGGGGCTGACGGGGGAGGAGCACGCCGACAGCCAGCTGCTGGCCCTGGCCGCCGAGGCGCCACCGGGCAGCGACGGGCTGGTCATGCTGCCCTACCTGCTGAGCGAGCGAGCGCCCGTGTGGGACCCCGAGCTGGCCGGGGCCTACTTCGGCATCCGGCACCGGCACACCCGCCAGCACTTCCTGCGCGCGGCCCTGGAGGGCGTCTGCCTGCAGGTCAGCACCATCGCCGACGCCCTCGAGCAGGTGGGGCCGGTGCGGGAGGTGCGGGCGACCGGCGGGACCTTCCGCTCACCGCTGTGGCGGACGGTGATGGCCGGGGTGCTGGCGCGGCCGCTGGTCGTGGAGGCCGGCGCCGGCGGCACGGCGCTGGGGGCCACGGCGCTCGGCTGGTACGCCCTCGGCGGCGCGGCCGACCTGCCGTCGGCGCTGGTCGCCCTCCGGGGTCCGGTGGCCGACCCGACCCCGGTCGCGGTGACCCGGGACGACCTGGACACCTACGCACGGCTGCGGGCCGGCTTCCCCGCCCTGGTGCGGTCCTACACCGCGGTGGCCGACGCGTTCGAGGTCCCGGCCGCTGCCCGGGCCTGA
- a CDS encoding Gfo/Idh/MocA family protein → MTDKVRLGIVGLGAQGSMYGRLIADGRVPNIEIGALCDSDPAALAAAQERHPGVPAHPDYAGVLSSGDVDAVVTCVPHFLHPEMGIAALEAGVHALVEKPAGVYTRQVAELNAVADKHPELTFAIMFNQRNNPLYQAIKKIVDSGELGAIRHTSWIITTWWRPQGYYDQSAWRATWGGEGGGVLVNQAPHQLDLWQWICGRPQSVYAKLGFGFRRDIAVEDEVSVMVDYGGGATGVLVTATHDLAGTDRFEILGDNGKIVVDGSKRATVTRLSKPEREISDSIDAAGAKLLFSGGLKTDQYLSTEVLEFESVWGGQHAGVLENFAANILDGTPLIAPGADGIHGVRLANAIHLSGWTGQEIPLDLDEDLYLSELNARIRAEGSFPERS, encoded by the coding sequence ATGACGGACAAGGTGAGGCTGGGCATCGTGGGCCTGGGCGCCCAGGGGTCGATGTACGGTCGCCTGATCGCCGACGGCCGGGTGCCCAACATCGAGATCGGCGCCCTCTGCGACAGCGACCCGGCGGCCCTCGCGGCCGCGCAGGAGCGCCACCCCGGCGTCCCGGCCCACCCCGACTACGCCGGCGTGCTGAGCAGCGGGGACGTGGACGCCGTCGTCACCTGCGTCCCGCACTTCCTGCACCCCGAGATGGGCATCGCGGCACTCGAGGCCGGCGTGCACGCCCTCGTCGAGAAGCCGGCCGGCGTCTACACCCGCCAGGTCGCCGAGCTCAACGCCGTCGCCGACAAGCACCCCGAGCTCACCTTCGCGATCATGTTCAACCAGCGCAACAACCCGCTGTACCAGGCGATCAAGAAGATCGTGGACAGCGGCGAGCTGGGCGCGATCCGGCACACCAGCTGGATCATCACCACCTGGTGGCGGCCGCAGGGCTACTACGACCAGAGCGCCTGGCGGGCCACCTGGGGCGGCGAGGGCGGCGGTGTGCTGGTCAACCAGGCCCCGCACCAGCTGGACCTGTGGCAGTGGATCTGCGGTCGCCCGCAGTCGGTCTACGCCAAGCTCGGCTTCGGCTTCCGCCGCGACATCGCCGTCGAGGACGAGGTCAGCGTGATGGTCGACTACGGCGGCGGCGCGACGGGCGTGCTGGTCACCGCGACGCACGACCTCGCCGGCACCGACCGGTTCGAGATCCTGGGCGACAACGGCAAGATCGTGGTCGACGGCAGCAAGCGGGCCACCGTCACCCGGCTCAGCAAGCCCGAGCGCGAGATCAGCGACTCGATCGACGCCGCCGGCGCGAAGCTGCTGTTCAGCGGCGGCCTCAAGACCGACCAGTACCTCAGCACCGAGGTGCTCGAGTTCGAGTCCGTCTGGGGCGGTCAGCACGCCGGGGTGCTGGAGAACTTCGCGGCCAACATCCTGGACGGCACCCCGCTGATCGCCCCCGGCGCGGACGGCATCCACGGCGTCCGGCTGGCCAACGCCATCCACCTCTCCGGCTGGACCGGCCAGGAGATCCCGCTGGACCTCGACGAGGACCTCTACCTGAGCGAGCTCAACGCCCGGATCCGCGCCGAGGGCAGCTTCCCCGAGCGTTCCTGA
- a CDS encoding Gfo/Idh/MocA family protein, translating to MPTAAVIGCGDVSVVHLDALASLPDVELVGVVEPDRDRREAAAQKYGVPGFPDQAALLAQARPDVVHVTTPHHTHVELALACLEQGVHVVLEKPLASTVADGERLAAAADAGSAKIAVCFQNRYNAAVRGLHERLTSGELGTVLGAAATVVWHREASYYENRPWRSTWAGSGGGLLMNQAIHTVDLVQWLVGDVTGVEGHASTRALAGAIEVEDTAEIALQHASGARSVFYATLAHAANAPVTLDVVTEQATLSLRGDLTITHADGRSETVRERTAATGGRSYWGVSHELLLADFYARLGDPEPFWISPREALKSLRIVKDVYRQSYPGLGDAVA from the coding sequence ATGCCCACCGCAGCCGTGATCGGGTGCGGCGACGTCTCCGTCGTCCACCTCGACGCCCTCGCCTCCCTGCCCGACGTCGAGCTGGTCGGGGTGGTCGAGCCGGACCGCGACCGCCGGGAGGCGGCCGCGCAGAAGTACGGCGTGCCCGGCTTCCCCGACCAGGCCGCGCTGCTGGCGCAGGCGCGACCAGACGTCGTGCACGTCACCACCCCGCACCACACCCACGTCGAGCTCGCCCTGGCCTGCCTGGAGCAGGGCGTGCACGTGGTGCTGGAGAAGCCCCTCGCGTCGACGGTCGCCGACGGTGAGCGACTGGCCGCCGCCGCCGACGCGGGCTCGGCGAAGATCGCCGTCTGCTTCCAGAACCGCTACAACGCGGCGGTCCGGGGGCTGCACGAGCGGCTCACCTCCGGCGAGCTGGGCACCGTCCTCGGCGCGGCCGCGACCGTCGTCTGGCACCGGGAGGCGAGCTACTACGAGAACCGGCCCTGGCGCTCCACCTGGGCGGGCAGCGGCGGCGGGCTGCTGATGAACCAGGCCATCCACACGGTCGACCTGGTGCAGTGGCTGGTGGGCGACGTCACCGGCGTCGAGGGCCACGCCAGCACCCGGGCGCTCGCCGGCGCGATCGAGGTCGAGGACACCGCCGAGATCGCCCTGCAGCACGCGTCCGGGGCGCGCAGCGTCTTCTACGCGACCCTCGCGCACGCCGCGAACGCCCCCGTGACCCTCGACGTGGTCACCGAGCAGGCCACGCTGAGCCTGCGCGGCGACCTCACCATCACCCACGCCGACGGCCGCAGCGAGACGGTGCGGGAGCGGACGGCCGCCACGGGCGGCCGCTCCTACTGGGGCGTGTCGCACGAGCTGCTGCTCGCCGACTTCTACGCCCGGCTGGGCGATCCTGAGCCGTTCTGGATCAGCCCGCGGGAGGCGCTCAAGTCGCTGCGGATCGTCAAGGACGTCTACCGGCAGAGCTACCCCGGGCTGGGCGACGCCGTTGCCTGA
- a CDS encoding lactate racemase domain-containing protein gives MPEHAYGTEPGDPARALQVGGPGVRLSEQQVTAFVADAFAGADVDGASVCLVVPDGTRTCPLPLLLGTVRDALAGRAREVTVVVALGTHQAMSEEHLARHLGFAPGDSGATYPGWRILNHASGLPETFTDLGTIGPGRMAELTGGLMTDLSVDVRINRHVAEADVAVVVGPVFPHEVVGFSGGNKYFFPGVSGQELIDLSHWVGALITSAEMIGTRGVTPVRALVNEAAGMIPARRLALCLVVASGTDTLHAAAFGTPEDAWAACAAVSAETHVSYRDAPVRRVLSVMPAKYEDIWTAAKGFYKLEPIVADGGEVIIYAPHITEVSVMHPHITEIGYHNRDYFLGQWERFRDTPWGDLAHSTHLRGQGTWDPEHGERNRVTVTLATGIPEDVVRAVNLNYLDPADVDVDAYAADPDTFVEPHAGEVLYRLRPGGAGGAGEPDGRQTPAAGLDG, from the coding sequence TTGCCTGAGCACGCCTACGGGACCGAGCCCGGGGACCCGGCCCGGGCGCTGCAGGTCGGAGGTCCGGGGGTCCGGCTGAGCGAGCAGCAGGTGACGGCGTTCGTCGCCGACGCCTTCGCGGGCGCCGACGTCGACGGCGCCTCGGTCTGCCTCGTCGTCCCCGACGGCACCCGCACCTGCCCGCTGCCCCTGCTGCTCGGCACCGTCCGCGACGCGCTCGCGGGCCGGGCCCGCGAGGTCACCGTCGTCGTCGCCCTCGGCACCCACCAGGCGATGAGCGAGGAGCACCTCGCCCGGCACCTCGGCTTCGCGCCGGGGGACAGCGGCGCCACCTACCCGGGCTGGCGGATCCTCAACCACGCCTCCGGGCTCCCCGAGACGTTCACCGACCTGGGGACGATCGGACCCGGGCGGATGGCCGAGCTCACCGGCGGGCTGATGACCGACCTGTCCGTCGACGTCCGGATCAACCGGCACGTGGCCGAGGCCGACGTCGCCGTCGTCGTCGGACCCGTCTTCCCGCACGAGGTGGTCGGCTTCTCCGGTGGCAACAAGTACTTCTTCCCCGGCGTGTCCGGCCAGGAGCTGATCGACCTGTCGCACTGGGTCGGCGCCCTGATCACCAGCGCCGAGATGATCGGCACCCGCGGCGTCACGCCGGTCCGGGCCCTGGTCAACGAGGCGGCGGGCATGATCCCGGCGCGCCGGCTGGCGCTCTGCCTGGTCGTCGCGTCGGGGACCGACACGCTGCACGCGGCCGCCTTCGGCACCCCCGAGGACGCCTGGGCCGCCTGCGCGGCGGTGTCGGCGGAGACCCACGTGTCCTACCGCGACGCCCCGGTCCGGCGGGTGCTGTCGGTGATGCCGGCGAAGTACGAGGACATCTGGACCGCGGCCAAGGGGTTCTACAAGCTGGAGCCGATCGTGGCCGACGGCGGCGAGGTGATCATCTACGCCCCCCACATCACCGAGGTGTCGGTGATGCACCCGCACATCACCGAGATCGGCTACCACAACCGGGACTACTTCCTGGGGCAGTGGGAGCGGTTCCGGGACACCCCGTGGGGCGACCTCGCCCACTCCACCCACCTGCGCGGCCAGGGCACCTGGGACCCCGAGCACGGGGAGCGGAACCGGGTCACCGTCACCCTGGCCACCGGCATCCCCGAGGACGTCGTCCGGGCCGTCAACCTGAACTACCTCGACCCGGCGGACGTGGACGTCGACGCCTACGCCGCCGACCCGGACACCTTCGTCGAGCCACACGCGGGCGAGGTGCTCTACCGGCTGCGCCCGGGCGGAGCGGGTGGCGCGGGGGAGCCCGACGGTCGGCAGACCCCCGCGGCGGGGCTCGACGGCTGA
- a CDS encoding response regulator, whose product MSAEVRILLADDHALVRRGVRLILETRPGTRVVAEAGDGAEAVALARREPVDLAVLDVSMPRMTGLQAAREIARLDPAPRILMLSMYDHDQYFYESLRAGASGYVLKSAADQDLLQACDAALRGEPFLYPAAMASLMRSHLEQLRRGVEPKANPLTPREDEVLKLIAEGRSSREIAEALTISPKTVEHHRANVLHKLGMRDRTELTRYAIRAGLIEP is encoded by the coding sequence GTGAGCGCCGAGGTGCGGATCCTGCTGGCCGACGACCACGCCCTGGTCCGGCGCGGGGTGCGGCTGATCCTCGAGACGCGGCCGGGCACCCGGGTGGTGGCCGAGGCCGGCGACGGTGCCGAGGCCGTCGCGCTGGCCCGCCGGGAGCCCGTCGACCTCGCGGTGCTCGACGTGTCGATGCCCCGGATGACCGGCCTGCAGGCCGCGCGGGAGATCGCCCGGCTCGACCCGGCGCCGCGCATCCTCATGCTGTCGATGTACGACCACGACCAGTACTTCTACGAGTCGCTGCGGGCCGGCGCGTCCGGCTACGTGCTCAAGTCGGCGGCGGACCAGGACCTGCTGCAGGCCTGCGACGCCGCTCTGCGCGGTGAGCCCTTCCTCTACCCGGCGGCCATGGCGTCGCTGATGCGCAGCCACCTGGAGCAGCTGCGCCGCGGGGTGGAGCCGAAGGCAAACCCGCTCACCCCGCGCGAGGACGAGGTGCTCAAGCTGATCGCGGAGGGCCGGTCCTCCCGCGAGATCGCCGAGGCGCTCACGATCAGCCCCAAGACCGTCGAGCACCACCGGGCCAACGTGCTGCACAAGCTGGGCATGCGGGACCGGACCGAGCTCACCCGCTACGCCATCCGCGCGGGGCTGATCGAGCCCTGA
- a CDS encoding HAMP domain-containing sensor histidine kinase, with protein MASFSSLPVYWRVCLINAAVFLLSAVILVVSPATVGRDMSLGQLGGLALGLGAIMVANALLLRSSLVPLDRLVAQMQRMDLEGLGQKLPETEDGSLQPLVASFNRMSTRLELERARSNAQALAAQEVERHRIARELHDEVGQGLTVVLLGLQRAVATAPPELAEELRAVQETARTSLHEVREVARRLRPGVLQDLGLVSALAALASDFTTHSGGTVERGFDAHLPPLTEEQELVLYRVAQEALTNVARHADARTVRLRLLADPEGVELVVADDGRGLGRAPEGSGLRGMRERALLVGGRLSVRSPGSAGGTEVRLRVPVRAAVDA; from the coding sequence GTGGCGTCCTTCTCCTCCCTGCCCGTCTACTGGCGGGTCTGCCTGATCAACGCCGCCGTCTTCCTGCTGTCCGCGGTCATCCTGGTCGTCAGCCCGGCGACGGTCGGGCGCGACATGTCCCTCGGTCAGCTCGGCGGGCTGGCCCTGGGCCTCGGCGCGATCATGGTCGCGAACGCCCTGCTGCTGCGCAGCAGCCTGGTGCCGCTGGACCGGCTGGTCGCGCAGATGCAGCGGATGGACCTCGAGGGGCTGGGCCAGAAGCTGCCCGAGACCGAGGACGGGTCGCTCCAGCCGCTGGTGGCGAGCTTCAACCGGATGTCGACGCGGCTGGAGCTGGAGCGGGCCCGCAGCAACGCGCAGGCGCTGGCCGCCCAGGAGGTCGAGCGGCACCGGATCGCCCGCGAGCTGCACGACGAGGTCGGCCAGGGCCTGACGGTGGTGCTGCTGGGCCTGCAGCGGGCGGTCGCCACCGCCCCGCCGGAGCTGGCCGAGGAGCTGCGGGCGGTGCAGGAGACGGCCCGGACCAGCCTGCACGAGGTGCGCGAGGTGGCCCGCCGGCTGCGCCCGGGCGTGCTGCAGGACCTCGGCCTGGTCAGCGCGCTGGCCGCCCTGGCCTCGGACTTCACCACGCACTCCGGCGGGACCGTGGAGCGGGGCTTCGACGCCCACCTGCCGCCGCTGACGGAGGAGCAGGAGCTGGTGCTCTACCGCGTCGCCCAGGAGGCGCTGACCAACGTCGCGCGGCACGCCGACGCCCGCACGGTGCGGCTGCGGCTGCTCGCCGACCCCGAGGGCGTCGAGCTGGTGGTCGCCGACGACGGCCGCGGGCTGGGCCGGGCGCCGGAGGGTTCGGGCCTGCGCGGGATGCGGGAGCGCGCCCTGCTGGTGGGCGGTCGGCTCTCGGTCCGCTCCCCCGGCTCCGCCGGCGGCACCGAGGTCCGGCTGCGGGTGCCCGTGCGGGCGGCGGTCGACGCGTGA
- a CDS encoding GlsB/YeaQ/YmgE family stress response membrane protein: MLGTIIGLIIIGLIAGFIARAVVPGRQSLSILQTILLGIVGSFVGGFLGKLIFGRDSGEGFVQPSSWIGSIIGAIIVLVIYLAIKRRSGGTRTV, from the coding sequence ATGCTCGGCACCATCATCGGGCTCATCATCATCGGTCTCATCGCCGGCTTCATCGCGCGGGCGGTCGTCCCCGGACGCCAGTCCCTCAGCATCCTGCAGACCATCCTGCTGGGCATCGTCGGCTCGTTCGTCGGCGGCTTCCTCGGCAAGCTGATCTTCGGTCGCGACAGCGGCGAGGGCTTCGTCCAGCCGTCCAGCTGGATCGGCTCCATCATCGGCGCGATCATCGTGCTCGTGATCTACCTGGCCATCAAGCGTCGCTCCGGCGGCACCCGCACGGTCTGA
- a CDS encoding FUSC family protein, which translates to MAERLERVRARARSTARRVLWWAWPSYPTSWAAVPGRLRPPVTQIVRLTVAAVVAYVIADTVSPGILDLTAPLTALLVVQATTVGTLQMGLVRVGAVLTGVLVAVGISTWIGLSWWSLAAVIATSLGLAKLFRLGDQSLEAPISAMLILAVSAPGLAAEVRVVNTLIGTVVGIAFSLLVPVSIPSARATGAVRQVARSQAALLDEMALSLTDRAPHPEEVAAWSAWTEDIGRDVDAAAAAVRTVEESRRLNPRALAADVVHPGLRDALDRLERCLAAERALLVVIGREAPAPGGDADQSFSPELRRAFAVVLDDVADALRGFGELVSAEFGRGPVDRVDDLVSRTLDLVRETRARLTELVLLDVDPRQQTGLWMLQGSVLSAVEEVLRQLDLEHIERRSAAWLQRLQG; encoded by the coding sequence GTGGCAGAGCGGCTGGAGCGGGTGCGGGCGCGGGCCCGCTCGACGGCGCGCCGGGTGCTGTGGTGGGCCTGGCCCTCCTACCCCACGTCCTGGGCGGCCGTGCCCGGTCGGCTCCGGCCGCCGGTCACCCAGATCGTCCGGCTCACCGTCGCCGCGGTCGTCGCCTACGTCATCGCCGACACCGTCTCGCCCGGCATCCTCGACCTCACGGCCCCCCTCACCGCGCTGCTCGTCGTCCAGGCCACCACCGTCGGCACGTTGCAGATGGGGCTGGTCCGGGTCGGGGCCGTGCTGACCGGCGTGCTGGTCGCCGTCGGCATCTCCACCTGGATCGGGCTGTCCTGGTGGAGCCTGGCCGCCGTCATCGCCACCTCGCTGGGGCTGGCCAAGCTCTTCCGGCTGGGCGACCAGTCGCTGGAGGCTCCCATCAGCGCGATGCTCATCCTCGCCGTCTCGGCGCCCGGGCTGGCCGCCGAGGTGCGGGTGGTGAACACCCTGATCGGCACGGTCGTCGGGATCGCCTTCAGCCTGCTCGTGCCGGTGTCCATCCCGAGCGCGCGCGCCACCGGTGCCGTCCGTCAGGTGGCCCGGTCGCAGGCGGCGCTGCTGGACGAGATGGCGCTCAGCCTCACCGACCGGGCGCCGCACCCGGAGGAGGTCGCGGCCTGGTCCGCCTGGACCGAGGACATCGGGCGCGACGTCGACGCCGCCGCCGCGGCCGTCCGGACCGTCGAGGAGAGCCGGCGGCTCAACCCGCGCGCCCTGGCCGCCGACGTCGTGCACCCGGGCCTGCGGGACGCCCTCGACCGGCTGGAGCGGTGCCTGGCGGCCGAGCGGGCCCTGCTGGTGGTGATCGGCCGCGAGGCCCCGGCGCCGGGCGGGGACGCCGACCAGTCGTTCTCGCCCGAGCTGCGGCGCGCCTTCGCCGTCGTCCTGGACGACGTGGCCGACGCCCTGCGCGGGTTCGGCGAGCTGGTCAGCGCGGAGTTCGGCCGGGGCCCCGTGGACCGCGTCGACGACCTCGTCAGCCGCACCCTCGACCTGGTCCGGGAGACCCGGGCCAGGCTCACCGAGCTGGTGCTGCTGGACGTCGACCCCCGGCAGCAGACCGGGCTCTGGATGCTGCAGGGGTCGGTGCTGTCGGCCGTCGAGGAGGTGCTGCGGCAGCTCGACCTCGAGCACATCGAACGGCGCAGCGCCGCCTGGCTGCAGCGGCTCCAGGGCTGA
- a CDS encoding TetR/AcrR family transcriptional regulator, whose protein sequence is MGQHEERDGRGSPGLSRTLVVQAALDLIDEDGLQNLSMRAVGQQLGVGAMALYRYVSGREDLLEAVVASLVDGLRAQLDPDLTGTWQGYLQTLAHAVRRVAVEHAAAFPLIATRHPAAPWLRPPLRSPELVEDLLTNLSGHGFTDEQVADAYRAFSSFLLGHLLLESAARGADTAPVEEPFDEGDAQIPQRDGRRDLSQTTPTTNRLRPLLSEDRGDEEFEVGLETLLDRLEMVLSQ, encoded by the coding sequence GTGGGGCAGCACGAGGAGCGGGACGGTCGCGGGTCGCCGGGGCTGAGCCGGACGCTGGTCGTCCAGGCCGCTCTGGACCTGATCGACGAGGACGGCCTGCAGAACCTCAGCATGCGGGCCGTCGGCCAGCAGCTGGGCGTCGGGGCGATGGCCCTGTACCGCTACGTGAGCGGCCGCGAGGACCTGCTGGAGGCGGTCGTCGCGTCGCTGGTCGACGGGCTGCGGGCGCAGCTGGACCCCGACCTCACCGGCACCTGGCAGGGCTACCTGCAGACGCTGGCCCACGCCGTCCGCCGGGTCGCCGTCGAGCACGCCGCCGCGTTCCCGTTGATCGCCACCCGGCACCCCGCCGCGCCGTGGCTCCGGCCGCCGCTGCGCAGCCCCGAGCTCGTCGAGGACCTCCTCACGAACCTGTCGGGGCACGGCTTCACCGACGAGCAGGTCGCGGACGCCTACCGGGCCTTCAGCAGCTTCCTGCTCGGCCACCTGCTGCTCGAGTCCGCGGCCCGGGGCGCCGACACCGCCCCGGTCGAGGAGCCCTTCGACGAGGGTGACGCGCAGATCCCGCAACGGGACGGCCGGCGTGACCTCAGCCAGACCACGCCCACCACCAACCGGCTGCGTCCGCTGCTCAGCGAGGACCGCGGCGACGAGGAGTTCGAGGTTGGCCTGGAGACGTTGCTGGACCGCCTGGAGATGGTCCTCTCGCAGTAG
- a CDS encoding SRPBCC family protein gives MADTYTVSRTLVVDAPPERVHAQLADFHRWAAWSPWEDVDPALERSYEGAGSGVGAVYRWSGNRRAGRGRMEITESRPPALVRVDLTFEKPFKAHNDTWFEVVPEGAGSRVTWTMTGRLTVVTRLMGLFSSMDKFLGPDFEKGLQRLKTVSESAAA, from the coding sequence ATGGCCGACACCTACACCGTGAGCCGCACCCTGGTCGTCGACGCGCCGCCGGAGCGCGTCCACGCGCAGCTGGCCGACTTCCACCGCTGGGCCGCCTGGTCCCCCTGGGAGGACGTCGACCCGGCCCTGGAGCGCTCCTACGAGGGGGCCGGCTCAGGGGTCGGGGCGGTCTACCGCTGGTCGGGCAACCGGCGCGCCGGCCGGGGCCGGATGGAGATCACCGAGTCGCGGCCACCGGCGCTGGTCCGCGTCGACCTGACCTTCGAGAAGCCGTTCAAGGCGCACAACGACACCTGGTTCGAGGTGGTGCCCGAGGGCGCCGGGTCCCGGGTCACCTGGACGATGACCGGTCGGCTCACGGTCGTGACCCGGCTCATGGGGCTGTTCAGCTCGATGGACAAGTTCCTCGGGCCGGACTTCGAGAAGGGCCTGCAGCGGCTGAAGACCGTGAGCGAGTCGGCCGCGGCCTGA
- a CDS encoding DUF1905 domain-containing protein, whose protein sequence is MKFTATVEAAGRTATGLEVPPEVVEALGAGKRPKVAVTLNGHTYRTSVGLMGGRSLIPVSAEVRAASGVAAGDELEVEVVVDDAPREVAVPDDLAAALAAAGVAAAFAGLSYSHQRRHVLAVEGARAEATRARRVAAVVTALAP, encoded by the coding sequence GTGAAGTTCACCGCCACCGTCGAGGCCGCCGGCCGGACCGCCACCGGGCTGGAGGTGCCGCCGGAGGTCGTCGAGGCCCTGGGCGCCGGGAAGCGCCCCAAGGTCGCCGTGACGCTGAACGGCCACACCTACCGGACCAGCGTCGGCCTGATGGGCGGCCGGTCGCTGATCCCGGTCAGCGCGGAGGTCCGCGCGGCCAGCGGCGTCGCCGCCGGCGACGAGCTCGAGGTGGAGGTCGTGGTCGACGACGCCCCTCGGGAGGTCGCGGTCCCCGACGACCTCGCGGCGGCCCTGGCCGCCGCGGGCGTGGCCGCGGCGTTCGCCGGGCTCTCCTACAGCCACCAGCGCCGGCACGTGCTCGCGGTCGAGGGGGCCAGGGCCGAGGCGACGCGGGCCCGCCGGGTCGCCGCCGTCGTCACCGCCCTGGCGCCGTAG